The genomic DNA AGTGAATTTGAAGAACGATGCCAGGGTGAAATGTTAGTCGCCGTTCCACATCAAGATGTGCTCATTATTGCAGATATACGGAACAAAACAGGTTATGACGTGATGGCACATATTACTATGGACTTTTTTGCTAAAGGATTAGTTCCGATAACCTCACTTTCGTTTGCTTATCAAGAGGGGCACTTCGAACCTATCTTCATTTTAGGTAAAAATAATAAGCCTAAAAATCAAGCACATCCTAATGTCGTACATCACTTACGCGCAACTAAAGATAATGATAATCAAAATGAGGAGTAATGAATATGAATTTATTTTATAACCCAACAGGAGTTGGAAACGTTGCATTTTTACAAATTGATCAAGTGGAAGGACCATTTGAATATGAAAGTTATGGAGATGTCGTTGCAATAAAAAAAGAAGGTGAGATCGTCGGCTTTAACCTTTTCAATGCGACAAATCACTTGAGCCTTTCTGGAAAAGGTCATATTAAATTGACGGCATCACATATTGATGACATTCAAAAAATGATTGATGAAACAGATTTGGATTATCAACTTGAAGCGGATTTATCTCCGAAATTTGTAGTAGGTTATGTACAATCAAAAGAAAAGCACCCAGATGCTGATAAACTGAGCGTTTGTCAAATTGATGTGGGTTCTGAAACGTTACAAATCGTCTGTGGTGCACCAAACATTGAGCAAGGTCAAAAAGTTGTTGTTGCCAAAGTTGGAGCTGTAATGCCAAGTGGTATGATTATTAAAGACGCTGAGCTAAGAGGTGTCGCTTCAAGTGGTATGGTTTGTTCAATGAAAGAACTGAACTTGCCTAATGCGCCGCAAGAGAAAGGAATCATGGTTTTAGAAGATAGTTATAAAGTAGGTCAATCATTTTTCGATGAATAAAGGAAGGTTGTGAAATCAATGAGCTGGTTTGATCAATTATTTGGTGAAGATGATAAAAGCTATTCATCACAACGTTCAAAACGAAGAAAAAGCGAGCAACAGAAAAGTCAAATTAAAAGTGATCTTGTACCGCAAAGTAACGATATTTACCAAAGACCAAGAGGTAAATTCCGCTTTCCAATTCATATGTATGAGCAACATAGAGAGCCAACACAAGATCATACTGCAACAGCTAAACAACATAAAGAAAACGTGTCACAACATACACCACACACTTTAATTACAGATCGTAAACAGCGTCGTCATCGCGGTATGCATCAGCAACCATCGCAAGCCTCTGAACAAGTATCTAAACAAGATAACATTCAATATTCCAACAATCAGCGTTATCATAAAAATCAGCATGTCGGATCGCAATATACACGCCATGCTAAAAATCATTTTCCTGAAAAGCCAAATTATCACCAGAAGGAATTTAGAGCAAGTGAGGTACCTTCAGCGATATTTGGAACAAAACAACATAAGAAAATTGAAAATAGTGGATTAAAGCAACCACCTGGCACGCGTCATGCTGAAGATACGCATGAAGCATCAAAGGTCAAATCAACAAGTTCAAGCAATAAAAACGAAACTCAATCAAATAGCAAAGCACAAAATTCTCAAAAAGGTACACCTTCTGGTCCAAGAAGTAACACCGTTAATATTGAAAATATTTATGCGTCTCAAATTGTTGAAGAAATTCGTCGTGAACGCGAGAAAAAAAGTGCTACAAAAGAAACGTTTTCAAGAGGAACTTAAGAAAAAACGTGAACATCAAGCGAATGATACACAAAATGAGCTGCAAAAAGCGATTGACGATATGCATTCGGCACAAGCACGTCAGTTATTAGGTGAGCAATATGATACATCTATAGAGGACGCCGATGATGACGTTCCTACAACGGCTGAAGATACGCCACAATTAAATGTTGAAGAAACTGAATCACAAGATCAGAATCATGATTATACGTATGAAGAAGTTGATTTGGCACAATTTGATGAGCCATCTTCTGCAAGTGTAGAGACAGCTGAGGACTTGTCAGTACAACAACCGCGAGAATTACAAACATCTGAGGAAACGACTGATAATACGGCATTAGAAGACTATGAAGACAATTTTGAAAGTGAATGGCATCAAGAAAATGAGAATGATGCAATGGATAGTAATGCCACAGATATGAGTAATGCCTCTGACAATGAGGATATTGAAGAAAATGAAAACACTGTGGCGAGCTTTGAGGATAAGGATGTAAAAGCTAAAGATACCGTCCAGTTAGAACCTGTGCTAAAACCAGAGCTTCATCGTGATAAAACGAATGAATCCAATCATGTAGAGGTCCAAAAAACGACAGATTCTAATGATGAAGAAAGTCAATCAAATGACGATAAAGTCAATGCGACAACTGATAAAAAGCAAACAAAACCGACTATCACGCCGATACGTAAAGGAAGCAAGCCTTTTAATGTTGTTATGACACCGTCAGATAAAAAAAGAATTATGGATCGACAAAAGAAAATCCAACAGTTCAATCCAAGTCATAACGAAGTGAAAGATGATAGACATCAACAATCATCACAAGCGGAAGATGCAATTTCAAATGAAAATACACAAGGTGCAGTAATTGCTGACAATCCAACGCAACAAACATCTGTTAATGAAGATTTGTCTACTACGTCAGAGCAACGAGAAGTTGAATCTTCAATGACGACGGTACATAATCAAAATTTTGTTGAAGATACCCAATCTACAGCATCAAAACAAGAAGAAAAGGTTGTTCGACGTGGGCCTAATTTGAATTTGCCAAGTATTGCACTACTGGATGAGCCTGAAATTCAAGAACGTGATGAAGCCTGGATTTCTGAGAAAAAACAAGAGTTAAACGATGCCTTTTATTATTTCAATGTTCCAGCAGAAGTTGTCAATGTTATCGAAGGTCCAAGTGTGACACGTTTTGAATTATCTGTTGAAAGAGGGGTAAAGGTTTCAAGAATCACTGCTTTGCAAGATGATATTAAAATGGCGCTTGCAGCGAAAGATATACGTATTGAAGCCCCTATACCGGGTACAAGTTTGGTAGGTATAGAAGTCCCTAATCAACATGCGACAAAAGTTAATTTAAGATCGATTATCGATACACAAGTATTTAAAAATGCGGAATCAAAATTAACAGTTGCAATGGGAAATCGAATCAATAACGAACCGTTACTTATGGATATAGCTAAAACACCGCATGCTTTAATAGCAGGTGCCACGGGTTCAGGTAAATCTGTCTCTATTAACAGTATTTTAATTTCATTGTTGTATAGAAACCATCCAGAAGAATTAAAACTACTTTTAATTGACCCTAAAATGGTTGAACTTGCACCTTATAATGATTTACCACATCTCGTTGCACCAGTCATTACAGATGTAAAAGCTGCGACGCAAAGTTTGAAGTGGGCTGTGGATGAAATGGAAAGACGTTATAAGCTTTTTGCACAAGCACATGTCCGTAACATATCAGCATTCAACAAAAAAGTGTCCTATGATCAACGCATTCCTAAAATTGTGATTGTCATAGATGAGCTTGCAGATTTAATGATGATGGCGCCTCAAGATGTAGAGCAATCTATTGCACGATTGGCACAAAAAGCACGTGCATGTGGTATTCATATGTTAGTGGCAACACAAAGACCATCAGTCAATGTCATTACGGGATTGATTAAAGCAAATATACCTACTCGAATTGCATTTATGGTATCATCGAGTGTGGATTCTAGAACCATTTTAGATAGTGGTGGCGCCGAACGCCTTCTTGGTTATGGGGACATGTTGTATCTTGGTGGTGGCATGAATAAGCCGATACGTGTTCAAGGAACTTTTGTGTCAGATGATGAAATTGATGCTGTGGTTGATTTTATTAAATCACAACGAGAGCCTGAATATTTATTCCAAGAGCAAGAGTTATTACAAAAAACGGAAGCACCTGTTAAGGATGAATTATTCGATGACGTATGCGCATTTATGGTACGAGAAAACCATATTTCAACTTCCTTAATACAACGCCATTTTCAAATCGGTTATAATCGAGCAGCACGTATCATTGATCAATTAGAACAACTGGGTTTTATCTCTGGGGCAAATGGATCAAAACCACGTGATGTATATCTTACAGAGTCTGAATTAAATGAGCTTTAGTGTGGAAAAAGAGAAAGGAGCGATGAAACAATGACGAAATACCATTTTGTTGGTATTAAAGGTGCTGGGATGAGCTCATTAGCGCAAATTATTTATGATTTGGGCTATGATGTTCAAGGATCAGATATAGACCAGTACGTTTTTACTGAAATTGCATTAAAAAATAAGGGGATTAAAATATTACCATTTACCGCGGATAATATTACTGAGGGGTTAACCATTATTCAAGGTAATGCATTTAATGATTCACATGAAGAAATCGCTCGTGCACATGAACTCGGTTTAAAAGTGATTCGTTATCACGATTTTTTAAGCGAAGTCATCAACCAGTACATATCCGTTGCAGTGACAGGTGCGCACGGCAAAACTTCAACGACTGGTTTGTTGTCTCATGTAATGAATGGTGATAAAAAGACGTCATTTTTAATTGGTGACGGTACAGGTATGGGGCTGCCTCAAAGTGAGTATTTCGCTTTTGAAGCTTGTGAATACCGACGTCATTTTCTAAGTTATCAACCAGACTATGCGATTATCACGAATATCGATTTTGATCATCCAGATTATTTCAAAGATGTGGATGATGTCATTAATGCTTTCCAAGGGATGGCAAACAATGTTAAAAAGGCGATTATCGCATGGGGTGATGATCCTTACGTTAAAGAAATTAATGTGAATATTCCAGTTTATTATTATGGCTTCGATCCATCAATGGATGTTTCTGCACAAAATATCGAAGTTACAGATAAAGGAACAGCATTCGATGTTTATATTAAAGGTGAGTATTATGATCATTTTGTCTCACCACAATATGGTGATCACAATATTTTAAATGCCTTGGCTGTATTAACTGTAAGTTACCTTGAAAAGTTAGATGTAGACAATATTAAAGAAGCGTTGATTACTTTCGGTGGTGTAAAACGTCGCTTTAATGAAACATTTGTACAAAATCAAGTATTAGTAGACGATTATGCCCACCATCCAAGAGAAATTAGTGCTACAATTGAGACAGCTAGAAAAAAATATCCTAATAAAGAAGTGGTTGCGATTTTTCAACCACATACTTTCTCTCGAACAAAAGCATTTTTACAAGAGTTTGCAGATGTGTTAAGTGATGCAGATCAAACTTATTTGTGTGATATTTTTGGTTCCATTCGTGAAAATCAAGGTGAATTGTCAATTGAAGACTTATTACAACGGATTGATGGGGCACACTTGATTTCAGAAGATAATGTTGACCAATTAGAGAAACATGACGATGCTGTACTTCTTTTTATGGGTGCAGGAGACATTCAAAAGATTCTCAAAGCATACATGGAAAAAGTTAGTGTTGAACATGGGTTTTAATGTTTGAGTTTCAAGAGGTTGGGTATTAAAGTAAAATAAATAGCATATTATTTAATGTCATTAGGAGGCGTTTACGAATGGAATGGATTTTACCTATTGCAGGAATCATCGCAGCAATTGCATTTTTAATCTTGTGTATTGGTATCGTAGCTGTATTGGTTTCTGTTAAAAAGAACTTGGACCATGTGGCTAAAACACTTGATGGTGTTGAAGGTCAAATTCAAGGGATTA from Staphylococcus schleiferi includes the following:
- the murC gene encoding UDP-N-acetylmuramate--L-alanine ligase, which encodes MTKYHFVGIKGAGMSSLAQIIYDLGYDVQGSDIDQYVFTEIALKNKGIKILPFTADNITEGLTIIQGNAFNDSHEEIARAHELGLKVIRYHDFLSEVINQYISVAVTGAHGKTSTTGLLSHVMNGDKKTSFLIGDGTGMGLPQSEYFAFEACEYRRHFLSYQPDYAIITNIDFDHPDYFKDVDDVINAFQGMANNVKKAIIAWGDDPYVKEINVNIPVYYYGFDPSMDVSAQNIEVTDKGTAFDVYIKGEYYDHFVSPQYGDHNILNALAVLTVSYLEKLDVDNIKEALITFGGVKRRFNETFVQNQVLVDDYAHHPREISATIETARKKYPNKEVVAIFQPHTFSRTKAFLQEFADVLSDADQTYLCDIFGSIRENQGELSIEDLLQRIDGAHLISEDNVDQLEKHDDAVLLFMGAGDIQKILKAYMEKVSVEHGF
- the ytpR gene encoding YtpR family tRNA-binding protein, which gives rise to MNLFYNPTGVGNVAFLQIDQVEGPFEYESYGDVVAIKKEGEIVGFNLFNATNHLSLSGKGHIKLTASHIDDIQKMIDETDLDYQLEADLSPKFVVGYVQSKEKHPDADKLSVCQIDVGSETLQIVCGAPNIEQGQKVVVAKVGAVMPSGMIIKDAELRGVASSGMVCSMKELNLPNAPQEKGIMVLEDSYKVGQSFFDE